A single Desulfovibrio piger DNA region contains:
- the modA gene encoding molybdate ABC transporter substrate-binding protein, whose product MLFERVLSACSKSVSLAVAALVLAFSCGQAVTASAGEMTVSAAASLTNAFAELKTAFEKSHQGLTVHTNFAASNPLLKQMQEGAPVDVFASADQETMDKAQKARLIKPESRRNFVSNTVVLIVPAQGKKFDSLADLTKARRIAVGSPESVPVGRYTRDALKSAGLWETLQPSFIYGNSVRQVLDYVARGEVDAGIVYATDARQRADKVDVCLTLTGHKPVTYPIAVATTGSNAAMGQAFVDFALSPEGQAILARYGFSRP is encoded by the coding sequence GAGTGCTTTCCGCCTGTAGCAAAAGCGTGTCCCTGGCCGTGGCCGCCCTTGTCCTGGCCTTCAGCTGCGGGCAGGCCGTGACGGCGTCCGCCGGGGAGATGACCGTTTCCGCGGCGGCCAGCCTGACCAATGCCTTCGCGGAGCTCAAGACCGCTTTTGAAAAATCCCATCAGGGCCTGACCGTGCACACCAATTTTGCCGCTTCCAATCCGCTGCTCAAGCAGATGCAGGAAGGGGCGCCCGTGGACGTGTTCGCCTCCGCCGACCAGGAGACCATGGACAAGGCCCAGAAAGCCCGGCTCATCAAGCCGGAAAGCCGCAGGAATTTCGTCAGCAACACGGTGGTCCTCATCGTGCCCGCCCAGGGCAAGAAGTTCGACAGCCTCGCCGATCTCACAAAGGCCCGGCGTATCGCCGTGGGTTCGCCCGAAAGCGTGCCGGTGGGCCGCTATACGCGTGACGCCCTGAAGAGCGCCGGCCTCTGGGAGACCCTCCAGCCCTCCTTCATCTACGGCAACAGCGTGCGGCAGGTCCTGGATTACGTGGCCCGTGGTGAAGTCGATGCCGGCATCGTCTACGCCACCGATGCCAGGCAGCGCGCCGACAAGGTCGATGTCTGCCTGACGCTCACGGGCCACAAGCCTGTCACCTATCCCATTGCCGTAGCCACCACCGGCAGCAATGCTGCCATGGGCCAGGCGTTCGTGGATTTCGCCCTTTCTCCCGAAGGACAGGCGATCCTGGCCCGTTACGGCTTCTCCAGGCCGTAG
- the modB gene encoding molybdate ABC transporter permease subunit, whose product MEYLVPTDLVRPLLLSLRVAGIATALSFLAALFVAWRLARRRGPLPALLDALCTLPLVLPPTVLGYYLILVVGRNGLLGPALRDLGLQLIFSWQGAVVAATVVVFPLLYKSARAALEQVDPHLENAARTLGASELRILLTVSLPLAWKGIFAGLMLAFARGMGEFGATLMVAGNIPGKTQTLALAIYDAFQAGNDALATLLVLVTSGLCVMLLMAAEVLVKYKRRRRSA is encoded by the coding sequence ATGGAATACCTTGTCCCTACCGATCTTGTGCGGCCGCTCCTGCTTTCCCTGCGGGTGGCGGGCATCGCGACCGCGCTCTCCTTTCTGGCCGCGCTCTTCGTGGCCTGGCGTCTGGCCCGGCGCCGCGGTCCCCTGCCGGCCCTGCTGGATGCCCTGTGCACCCTGCCCCTTGTCCTGCCGCCCACGGTGCTGGGCTATTACCTGATCCTCGTCGTGGGCCGCAACGGCCTGCTGGGCCCGGCCTTGCGGGATCTTGGCCTGCAGCTCATCTTTTCCTGGCAGGGGGCGGTGGTGGCCGCCACCGTGGTGGTCTTCCCGCTGCTCTACAAATCCGCCCGGGCGGCCCTGGAACAGGTGGACCCGCATCTGGAGAACGCCGCACGCACCCTGGGCGCCTCGGAGCTGCGCATCCTGCTGACCGTTTCGCTGCCGCTGGCCTGGAAGGGCATCTTTGCCGGGCTCATGCTGGCCTTTGCCCGCGGCATGGGCGAGTTCGGCGCCACCCTGATGGTGGCGGGCAACATCCCCGGCAAGACGCAGACTCTGGCCCTGGCCATCTACGATGCTTTCCAGGCGGGCAACGACGCCCTGGCGACCCTGCTGGTGCTGGTGACCTCCGGGCTGTGCGTGATGCTGCTCATGGCCGCCGAAGTGCTGGTCAAATACAAAAGAAGGCGGCGCAGCGCATGA
- a CDS encoding ATP-binding cassette domain-containing protein: MISLDITKSFDDPGRAAPFHLGIHLEMPEDSRTLVLFGASGSGKTLTLHCLAGLVRPDAGRIVVDGNVLYDGGQGICVPARRRRIGYMFQDYALFPHLSVLHNVAYAGTGLLPWRLTREQRAWAMDLLERLGIAHLARLYPGNLSGGQKQRVALARALGTRPSLLLLDEPFSALDPLLRERLRGEIQEILAAFAIPAVIISHDPEDVDAFAGTLVTYHRGRARMIPDYASLRRAYASAGDCLRHLQQMQAESAREAGR, encoded by the coding sequence ATGATCTCTCTGGATATCACAAAATCGTTCGATGATCCCGGCCGGGCGGCCCCCTTCCATCTGGGCATCCATCTGGAGATGCCGGAAGACAGCCGTACCCTTGTCCTGTTCGGTGCCTCCGGTTCGGGCAAGACCCTGACCCTGCATTGCCTTGCCGGTCTGGTGCGGCCCGATGCCGGGCGCATCGTGGTGGACGGGAACGTCCTCTATGACGGTGGGCAGGGCATCTGTGTGCCTGCCCGGCGGAGGCGCATCGGCTACATGTTCCAGGATTACGCCCTGTTCCCGCATCTGAGCGTGCTGCACAACGTGGCCTATGCCGGGACAGGGCTGCTGCCCTGGCGCCTGACCAGGGAGCAGCGCGCCTGGGCCATGGATCTGCTGGAGCGCCTGGGCATCGCCCATCTGGCCCGCCTGTATCCCGGCAACCTTTCCGGCGGGCAGAAGCAGCGTGTGGCGCTGGCACGGGCCCTGGGCACGCGTCCGTCGCTCCTTTTGCTGGACGAGCCCTTTTCCGCGCTCGATCCCCTGCTGCGCGAGCGCCTGCGCGGCGAGATACAGGAGATCCTTGCCGCGTTCGCCATCCCGGCCGTCATCATCAGCCATGACCCGGAAGACGTGGACGCCTTTGCCGGGACCCTGGTCACCTATCACCGTGGCCGGGCCCGCATGATACCGGACTATGCCTCCCTGCGCCGGGCCTACGCATCGGCGGGCGACTGCCTGCGTCATCTGCAGCAGATGCAGGCGGAGAGCGCCCGGGAAGCGGGCCGGTAG
- a CDS encoding DMT family transporter — MTDAERCMPGTGPAVRRARPKGLPLALLTLLCMTLFALNSVLCRLALLHHGMDPVSYTAIRMASGALMLVVLHAWRRRRHGLVPDWRGQGSRGAALALFVYMLAFSVAYVSMPAAAGALVIAVAVQTSMLGYGIRAGQRPGLGQALGIGLAMTGLVVLLLPGLEAPPLPAACVMFVSGSAWGAYSLCGRQFRHAAEATTDNFIRCVPLVLVLMLALWWRLSLPPQGVVLALCAGALASALGYILWYALVPCYSITAAAAAQLSVPVITALGAVVFVGEAITPRLVLCSAAILGGILIVAVWGQRHAVPRPDGKGGGQSADAAPGR, encoded by the coding sequence ATGACGGACGCAGAACGATGCATGCCGGGAACAGGGCCCGCGGTACGCCGCGCCCGGCCAAAAGGCCTGCCGCTGGCGCTGCTGACCCTGCTGTGCATGACCCTTTTTGCCCTCAACTCCGTCCTGTGCCGCCTTGCCCTGCTGCATCACGGCATGGATCCGGTCAGCTATACGGCCATCCGCATGGCGTCCGGCGCCCTGATGCTTGTTGTCCTGCACGCATGGCGCCGGCGGCGTCACGGGCTGGTGCCGGACTGGCGGGGGCAGGGCAGCCGGGGCGCGGCCCTGGCGCTGTTCGTCTACATGCTGGCGTTTTCCGTCGCCTATGTGAGCATGCCCGCCGCGGCCGGGGCCCTGGTCATCGCCGTGGCCGTGCAGACCAGCATGCTCGGCTACGGCATCCGCGCGGGGCAGCGGCCCGGTCTGGGGCAGGCGCTGGGGATAGGCCTGGCCATGACCGGGCTCGTGGTCCTGCTGCTGCCCGGTCTGGAGGCGCCGCCCCTGCCGGCGGCCTGCGTGATGTTCGTGTCCGGTTCCGCCTGGGGGGCCTACAGTCTGTGCGGCCGCCAATTCCGCCATGCGGCGGAGGCCACCACCGACAATTTCATCCGCTGCGTCCCCCTGGTCCTGGTGCTGATGCTGGCCCTGTGGTGGCGACTCTCCCTGCCGCCGCAAGGGGTGGTGCTGGCCCTGTGCGCCGGGGCCCTGGCCTCTGCCCTGGGCTATATCCTCTGGTATGCGCTGGTGCCCTGTTACAGTATCACGGCGGCCGCCGCCGCCCAGCTGAGCGTGCCCGTCATCACGGCCCTGGGGGCGGTGGTCTTCGTGGGCGAGGCCATCACCCCGCGCCTTGTGCTGTGTTCGGCCGCCATCCTCGGCGGCATCCTCATCGTGGCCGTGTGGGGGCAGCGTCATGCTGTGCCCCGGCCTGACGGCAAGGGGGGCGGACAGTCGGCGGACGCCGCCCCGGGGAGATGA
- a CDS encoding DUF4037 domain-containing protein, which translates to MMHGLELSRRYFEACLPLLQEQAGDILPLCAVGLAGEGSECLGFDDATSRDHDWGPGFCLWLSREDLARHGQRLEDVLRLLPGTFGGFPCRMAPERRRGRTGPLALEDFYARFTGRDTPPSHWRHWLGMKEWGLATCTSGEVFFDGPGRFSAWRATLLDYFPRDLHLKKMATRCMQMAQAGQYNLPRCLGRGDGIGAMLALGRFSEAALSLACLLNRRYLPFYKWAWRTVQGLPRLGADMCTALQQAAAAPLTTGAGGQQAVAAVEDICALVAAELRHQGLSDEQDNWLWLHGPLVMRQVRTVEILRMDLLRD; encoded by the coding sequence ATGATGCACGGACTGGAACTTTCCCGGCGTTATTTCGAGGCCTGCCTGCCCCTGCTGCAGGAACAGGCGGGCGACATCCTGCCCCTGTGCGCCGTGGGGCTGGCGGGGGAGGGCTCGGAATGCCTGGGTTTTGACGATGCCACGTCCCGGGATCACGACTGGGGGCCGGGCTTCTGCCTCTGGCTTTCGCGGGAAGACCTGGCCCGGCACGGGCAGCGGCTGGAAGACGTCCTGCGTCTGCTGCCCGGGACCTTCGGGGGCTTTCCCTGCCGCATGGCGCCGGAACGGCGCAGGGGGCGGACAGGGCCCCTGGCCCTGGAGGATTTTTATGCCCGCTTCACCGGCCGGGACACGCCCCCGTCCCACTGGCGCCACTGGCTGGGCATGAAGGAATGGGGCCTGGCCACCTGCACCAGTGGTGAGGTCTTTTTCGACGGGCCCGGCCGTTTCAGTGCCTGGCGCGCGACCCTGCTGGACTATTTTCCCCGTGACCTGCACCTGAAAAAGATGGCCACGCGCTGCATGCAGATGGCGCAGGCCGGCCAGTACAACCTGCCGCGCTGCCTTGGGCGGGGGGACGGCATCGGCGCCATGCTGGCCCTGGGGCGTTTCAGCGAGGCGGCCCTTTCCCTGGCCTGCCTGCTGAACCGGCGCTATCTGCCCTTCTACAAATGGGCCTGGCGTACCGTGCAGGGCCTGCCCCGTCTGGGCGCCGATATGTGCACGGCCCTGCAGCAGGCGGCAGCGGCCCCGTTGACGACCGGGGCCGGGGGGCAGCAGGCCGTGGCGGCCGTGGAAGACATCTGCGCCCTTGTGGCCGCGGAGCTGCGGCATCAGGGGCTGAGTGACGAACAGGACAACTGGCTGTGGCTGCACGGGCCCCTGGTGATGCGGCAGGTACGCACGGTGGAGATCCTGCGCATGGACCTGCTGCGGGATTGA
- a CDS encoding tetratricopeptide repeat protein, producing MDAKSWIQEIRAAGRLMAAGDLAGAESRYRQLLDKGTDDPLHKALALDGLGRAVFEQGRQAEAIEAIEAAVSLLRERQGAQDPATCGALQNLGRLYLAAGQVEKSIAVSREAVDGLRAAFGEDHPLVAGALLRLSACLYMQRDLDGAEELLLKARDVFEKQPGNESRMDVSTCLNNLGRIREERGDLEQGIALHRQAAAIRKGLLGDHTETAFSLGNLGVALATAGQWQEAVDTLQEALDCYARAGHTSGPDIEGYRKNLEICRHALKMVAPGTAPQVSDD from the coding sequence ATGGATGCGAAAAGCTGGATCCAGGAGATCCGTGCCGCCGGCAGGCTGATGGCTGCCGGAGACCTTGCCGGTGCCGAAAGCCGGTATCGCCAGTTGCTGGACAAGGGGACGGACGATCCCCTGCACAAGGCCCTGGCCCTGGACGGGCTGGGGCGTGCCGTTTTCGAACAGGGCCGCCAGGCCGAAGCCATCGAAGCCATCGAGGCGGCCGTGAGCCTGCTGCGCGAGCGGCAGGGAGCGCAGGATCCCGCCACCTGCGGCGCCCTGCAGAACCTGGGGCGCCTGTACCTTGCTGCCGGACAGGTGGAAAAAAGCATCGCCGTGAGCCGCGAAGCCGTGGACGGTCTGCGCGCCGCCTTTGGGGAAGACCATCCGCTGGTGGCCGGGGCACTGCTGCGCCTTTCGGCCTGCCTGTACATGCAGCGGGATCTGGACGGCGCCGAGGAGCTGCTGCTCAAGGCCAGGGACGTGTTCGAGAAGCAGCCGGGAAACGAGTCCCGCATGGATGTCTCCACCTGCCTGAACAATCTGGGGCGCATCCGCGAAGAACGCGGCGATCTTGAGCAGGGCATCGCCCTGCATCGCCAGGCCGCGGCCATCCGCAAGGGGCTGCTGGGCGACCATACGGAAACGGCCTTCTCCCTGGGCAACCTGGGCGTGGCCCTGGCGACGGCCGGTCAGTGGCAGGAAGCTGTGGATACCCTGCAGGAAGCCCTGGACTGCTATGCCCGCGCCGGGCACACCAGCGGGCCGGACATCGAAGGCTACCGCAAGAATCTTGAGATCTGCCGCCATGCCCTGAAGATGGTGGCGCCGGGGACGGCCCCCCAGGTCAGCGACGACTAA
- a CDS encoding histidine-type phosphatase: MRTWTCLAGLLALALLLGLMPCPVSAAPSACQLSKVVMLTRHGVAAPADDNQLPRITGKAWPQWPVGPGQLSPRGARLLTAQWASLRALYLQAGLLPAQKTESRVFVRADNTPRSRGSAEALLRGLTPGTLPAYAVLNLDPDPLFEPVQAGLAIFDPAETALAVLDHINGDFSQFWESLGEPMSLLDQLTGPLTAEVCNSINLPGGCRLSDMVPTISIMDMGRRVEIRGGLGLGSLLVDRLVQEYAQWPQQDAAWGQANAAALRKLLPIRSEIFNALHRTPLVAGIYGGPLLRDMALALYSQHADPRLNEARCAVFVGNDNNLAAVGALLGIDWQASGFPPNALPPGTVLAMELWEGPGNASEVRFRVFLQSLDFMHAPLSVTTAGGYQTAPDSFGPALLEAHVTLDGQEDGPVMGRERFEQRVRGALEGRGLPRITFLPEMVSSQAPAPVLPVQP, encoded by the coding sequence ATGCGAACCTGGACATGCCTCGCCGGACTGCTCGCCCTGGCCCTGCTCCTAGGCCTGATGCCCTGTCCGGTGTCTGCTGCCCCATCCGCCTGCCAGCTCAGCAAGGTCGTCATGCTGACGCGTCACGGTGTCGCGGCTCCGGCCGACGACAACCAGCTGCCCCGGATCACCGGCAAAGCCTGGCCGCAATGGCCGGTGGGGCCCGGTCAGCTCTCGCCGCGCGGCGCCCGGCTGCTGACGGCCCAGTGGGCCTCCCTGCGTGCCCTGTACCTTCAGGCCGGTCTGCTGCCGGCGCAAAAGACCGAATCCCGGGTGTTCGTGCGCGCCGACAACACCCCGCGCAGCCGCGGCAGTGCCGAGGCCCTGTTGCGGGGCCTGACGCCGGGCACCCTGCCCGCCTATGCCGTGCTGAACCTGGATCCCGACCCTCTCTTCGAGCCCGTCCAGGCCGGTCTTGCCATCTTCGACCCGGCCGAAACGGCCCTGGCCGTGCTGGACCATATCAACGGGGACTTCTCCCAGTTCTGGGAAAGCCTGGGCGAACCCATGTCCCTGCTGGACCAGCTCACAGGCCCCCTGACGGCGGAGGTCTGCAACAGCATCAACCTGCCCGGCGGCTGCCGCCTGTCCGACATGGTGCCCACCATCTCCATCATGGACATGGGCCGCCGTGTGGAGATACGGGGCGGCCTCGGCCTGGGATCGCTCCTGGTGGACCGGCTGGTGCAGGAATACGCCCAATGGCCGCAGCAGGATGCCGCCTGGGGCCAGGCCAACGCCGCGGCCCTGCGCAAGCTCCTGCCCATCCGCAGCGAGATCTTCAACGCCCTGCACCGCACGCCGCTGGTCGCGGGCATCTACGGCGGCCCCCTGCTGCGGGACATGGCCCTTGCCCTCTACAGCCAGCATGCCGACCCGCGCCTCAACGAGGCCCGGTGCGCCGTGTTTGTAGGCAACGACAACAATCTGGCCGCCGTCGGCGCCCTGCTGGGCATCGACTGGCAGGCTTCGGGCTTCCCGCCCAACGCCCTGCCCCCCGGTACCGTCCTGGCCATGGAGCTGTGGGAAGGCCCCGGCAACGCCAGCGAGGTACGCTTCCGGGTCTTCCTGCAGAGTCTTGATTTCATGCATGCCCCGCTGAGCGTCACCACGGCCGGCGGCTACCAGACGGCCCCGGACAGCTTCGGCCCGGCCCTGCTGGAAGCCCATGTCACGCTCGACGGCCAGGAGGACGGCCCGGTCATGGGCAGAGAACGTTTTGAACAGCGTGTCCGCGGCGCGCTGGAAGGCCGGGGCCTGCCGCGCATCACTTTCCTGCCTGAAATGGTCTCTTCGCAGGCCCCGGCACCCGTCCTTCCCGTACAGCCATGA
- the argF gene encoding ornithine carbamoyltransferase, translating to MSRLTNRDFLKETDFTSEDLIYLLDLAAALKKAKQEKREPKFLLDKNIVLLFEKDSTRTRCSFEVAAHDQGAHTTYLGPSGSQIGKKESMADTARVLAGFYDGIEYRGFGQSIVEELARYASVPVWNGLTNEWHPTQILADFLTMREHCDKPYKDQTLAYIGDARYNMGNSLMIASAMLGLDFRSVAPRALWTSDEIYGQACAIAERTGARITRTEDADNGVRGCDFLYSDVWVSMGEPEDVWQERINLLTPYRIDAEMMRRTGNERCAFLHCLPSFHNRDTIIGEKMYQRFGLECMEVSDEVFESPNSLVFAEAANRMHTIKAVMVATLADVPDDFVKQGSL from the coding sequence ATGAGCAGACTGACCAATCGAGATTTTTTGAAGGAAACGGACTTTACTTCCGAAGACCTGATCTACCTGCTGGATCTGGCCGCCGCACTGAAAAAAGCCAAGCAGGAAAAGCGCGAGCCCAAGTTCCTGCTGGACAAGAATATCGTGCTGCTGTTTGAAAAAGATTCCACCCGGACCCGTTGCTCCTTTGAGGTGGCGGCCCATGACCAGGGTGCCCATACCACCTATCTGGGCCCTTCCGGCTCCCAGATCGGCAAAAAGGAATCCATGGCCGATACGGCCCGCGTGCTGGCCGGCTTCTATGACGGCATCGAATACCGCGGCTTCGGCCAGAGCATCGTGGAAGAACTGGCCCGCTATGCCAGCGTGCCGGTGTGGAACGGCCTGACCAACGAATGGCACCCCACCCAGATCCTGGCGGACTTTCTGACCATGCGCGAGCATTGCGACAAGCCCTACAAGGACCAGACCCTGGCCTATATCGGGGATGCCCGGTACAATATGGGCAATTCCCTGATGATCGCCTCGGCCATGCTGGGCCTGGATTTCCGCAGCGTGGCGCCCCGGGCCCTGTGGACCTCCGACGAGATCTACGGGCAGGCCTGCGCCATCGCCGAACGGACCGGTGCCCGCATCACCCGCACGGAAGATGCGGACAACGGCGTCAGGGGCTGCGACTTCCTGTATTCCGACGTCTGGGTCTCCATGGGCGAGCCGGAAGATGTCTGGCAGGAACGCATCAACCTGCTGACCCCTTACCGTATCGATGCCGAGATGATGCGCAGGACCGGCAACGAGCGCTGTGCCTTCCTGCACTGCCTGCCCAGCTTCCACAACCGCGACACCATCATCGGCGAGAAGATGTACCAGCGTTTCGGTCTGGAATGCATGGAAGTGAGCGACGAAGTCTTCGAATCGCCCAACAGCCTCGTGTTTGCCGAAGCCGCCAACCGCATGCATACCATCAAGGCCGTCATGGTGGCCACGCTGGCCGACGTGCCGGATGATTTCGTGAAGCAGGGCAGCCTGTAG
- a CDS encoding HU family DNA-binding protein yields MSQEQTQRPHLATKAELIKDVLRITREEDARDLHAVDVEVVLDALAEACAARLAAGDDVTLPGIGRLKVKARAARMGRNPRTGEPMSLPPKRGVTFNAGKKLLGRIE; encoded by the coding sequence ATGAGTCAGGAACAGACACAGCGCCCCCATCTGGCCACCAAGGCGGAACTGATCAAGGACGTGCTGCGCATCACACGCGAGGAAGACGCCCGCGATCTCCACGCCGTGGACGTGGAAGTTGTCCTGGATGCTCTGGCCGAAGCCTGCGCTGCACGACTGGCTGCCGGGGATGACGTGACGCTGCCGGGCATCGGCCGCCTGAAGGTAAAAGCACGGGCCGCCCGCATGGGGCGTAACCCGCGTACAGGCGAGCCTATGTCCCTTCCACCCAAGCGTGGTGTGACGTTCAATGCCGGGAAAAAGCTGCTCGGGAGGATCGAGTAA
- a CDS encoding Mor transcription activator family protein, which produces MARSGTNRGSDLLNQIEAIIEEELANGTTTLARRVTTRIALEFGGEQIYLPKDKARRDARIFDEYTGDNVLELRARYKLSESTLYQVIRAERSRRRLRQGVLPGVLLQEEDQ; this is translated from the coding sequence GTGGCGAGGTCCGGCACTAACCGCGGCTCAGACCTGCTGAATCAGATAGAGGCCATCATCGAGGAAGAGCTCGCGAATGGCACCACCACGCTCGCCCGCCGGGTCACCACGCGCATCGCGTTGGAGTTCGGGGGCGAGCAAATCTATTTGCCGAAGGACAAGGCTCGCCGGGATGCCAGGATTTTTGACGAATACACCGGCGACAATGTTCTGGAATTGCGTGCGCGGTACAAATTGAGCGAATCGACGCTTTATCAGGTCATCCGCGCGGAACGTTCCCGGCGGCGCCTACGTCAGGGCGTCTTGCCCGGGGTTTTGTTACAGGAGGAAGATCAATGA
- a CDS encoding regulatory protein GemA, giving the protein MSKLIGMIHMAKARLGMDDETYRMFLVDTIGKNSLRDTNAREQWRVMEELKRRGFAPQAIHKGARLVDDPQAKKIRALWLTMADCGIVRDRSEKALGTYVRRITGGGLADASTKQLSLVIETLKRWLDRCDDPRKREICLSVLKEQDAPPMLDGLPIIGGGCGEVRH; this is encoded by the coding sequence ATGAGCAAGCTGATCGGCATGATCCACATGGCCAAGGCACGGCTCGGCATGGATGATGAAACCTACCGTATGTTTCTGGTCGATACGATCGGAAAAAACTCTCTGCGGGACACAAACGCCCGCGAGCAATGGCGCGTTATGGAAGAACTGAAGCGGCGCGGCTTCGCACCCCAGGCCATCCATAAGGGCGCCCGCCTTGTGGATGATCCGCAGGCGAAGAAAATCCGCGCCCTCTGGCTGACCATGGCCGATTGCGGCATCGTCCGGGACAGATCCGAGAAGGCCCTCGGCACCTATGTGCGCCGTATCACAGGGGGTGGCCTGGCGGACGCCAGCACAAAGCAGCTCTCCCTTGTTATCGAGACCCTGAAACGGTGGCTCGACCGCTGCGACGATCCCCGGAAACGAGAAATTTGCCTGTCGGTCCTGAAGGAGCAGGATGCGCCGCCCATGCTGGACGGACTTCCCATAATCGGAGGCGGTTGTGGCGAGGTCCGGCACTAA
- a CDS encoding host-nuclease inhibitor Gam family protein produces MTKRVKPVLNIPVVNTVEDADAILAEIAARKRQISLHEIALKEDVDKLKTECAARCEPLKKDIEAREQALMQFALARREELFKGRKSRELTFGIIGFRVSSSLRTIKKMTWERVLGVLKERGMTNCIRIKEEVDKEALRTLGPNTLADVGCKLVQEDGFFYELNETELEGNRT; encoded by the coding sequence ATGACGAAGCGTGTGAAACCTGTCCTCAATATCCCTGTTGTGAACACCGTGGAAGACGCCGACGCCATCCTGGCCGAAATAGCCGCCCGCAAGCGTCAGATCAGTCTGCATGAGATCGCCCTCAAGGAAGACGTGGACAAACTGAAAACAGAATGCGCCGCCCGCTGTGAACCGCTGAAAAAAGACATCGAAGCTCGCGAGCAGGCGCTTATGCAGTTCGCACTGGCCCGGCGGGAAGAGTTGTTCAAGGGCCGCAAGTCCCGCGAGCTGACTTTCGGCATCATCGGTTTCAGAGTCTCGTCCAGCCTGCGGACCATCAAAAAAATGACTTGGGAACGGGTGCTGGGCGTTCTCAAGGAGCGTGGCATGACCAACTGCATCCGCATCAAGGAAGAAGTGGACAAGGAAGCCCTGCGCACCCTTGGCCCCAACACGCTGGCGGATGTGGGCTGCAAGCTGGTGCAGGAAGACGGCTTTTTCTACGAGCTCAACGAAACAGAGCTGGAAGGAAACCGGACATAG
- a CDS encoding ExeA family protein produces the protein MIIRKQHLKMSTRQHFKLLRDPFADPQGVEDVYLNPDSRFVRETMHDAAVNGNFLAVVGESGSGKSTLREELVERLRLNGESVIVVEPYTLSMAESEKNGKPLRAPHIAEAIISTVSPGTSVPSSPEMRARKLHKVLVESSRAGFRHCLVIEEAHDLHMHTLKALKRFWELKDGMRRLLSIILIGQTELRDKLSSTQSDVREVVQRCDVVELPPIKQPGDFLAFRFQRAGACLEDVFSPDGIEELHDQLIVARGLNSAGVYLGYPLAISNFAIAAMNLAAELGFDLVDADIVRQVQP, from the coding sequence ATGATCATCCGCAAACAGCACCTCAAGATGTCCACCCGCCAGCACTTCAAATTGCTGCGCGATCCCTTCGCAGATCCGCAAGGCGTGGAGGATGTCTACCTGAACCCGGACAGCCGCTTTGTGCGTGAGACCATGCACGATGCCGCGGTCAACGGCAATTTCCTGGCCGTGGTTGGTGAATCCGGCTCCGGCAAGTCCACGCTGCGCGAGGAACTGGTGGAGCGTCTGCGCCTCAACGGGGAATCCGTCATCGTGGTGGAACCGTACACCCTGAGCATGGCGGAATCGGAAAAGAACGGGAAGCCGCTGCGCGCCCCGCACATCGCCGAGGCCATCATCTCCACCGTCTCGCCCGGCACCAGCGTGCCGTCCAGCCCGGAGATGCGCGCCCGCAAGCTGCACAAGGTGCTGGTGGAATCCAGCCGTGCGGGCTTCCGGCACTGCCTCGTCATCGAAGAAGCCCACGACTTGCACATGCACACCTTGAAGGCCCTCAAGCGATTCTGGGAACTCAAGGACGGCATGCGCCGCCTGCTGTCCATCATCCTCATCGGGCAGACCGAACTCAGGGACAAGCTCTCCAGCACCCAGAGCGACGTGCGCGAGGTGGTGCAACGCTGCGATGTGGTGGAGCTGCCGCCCATCAAGCAGCCCGGGGACTTTCTCGCCTTCCGCTTCCAAAGGGCGGGCGCCTGCCTGGAGGATGTTTTTTCCCCGGACGGGATCGAGGAACTGCATGACCAGCTGATCGTGGCACGCGGGCTCAATTCCGCCGGAGTATATCTTGGCTACCCGCTGGCCATCAGCAATTTTGCCATAGCTGCCATGAATCTGGCGGCGGAACTTGGCTTTGACCTCGTCGACGCCGATATCGTGCGGCAGGTACAGCCGTAG